One stretch of Amycolatopsis sp. 195334CR DNA includes these proteins:
- a CDS encoding LuxR C-terminal-related transcriptional regulator gives MAQVHGTAFPGRAVPHGARPRPHEIAPPAVVAAAKVRIPAAPPAVLVRERLHTLLDAAVAEADTGPPVTVVCAPAGSGKTTMLATWARHRVDRSGAHVAWVSLDAEDNDVVLLWTAVVRALEHAGAWPSGAGPTPPPGEPHGSFVARLGTALERLAKPVVLVLDGVHDLHSDGAVRTVNFLLRHCPATMPVVLATRFPPPLILPRLRLEGRLREIGPDMLTFTPVEARLLYLRDGVRLTDAELALLMERTEGWAAALRLAAIGLDAGQPHGELISRLTGDDHFVADYLLGEVVTRQPEDVQRFMLATCVCRTFPARLAAKLSRQENAGQILDWLERTGVVTAAHDRDGASYRYHPLLRGYLRAELGRRDVSALHRLHRTATGWYLAAGDELRAIEHSARAGDNDLLTRLLAKHGLARVLAGDGRRLGRVLDAVPGHVLGRPSVALVAAATALELGDVLAADHLLRSVDGAAYPLRTQRLRALRATIEVHRARLRGDTTEALNALKSTRAGQTGDLDVDLFAHLNRGIAAVWTGNHEAAEADLTEALRLAVAEGRDAARLQCETQLAALAGARGDLATVGTRARAALAIAKDRTWESTSRCAYTYALLGVEAHERLEDERAARLAGLATELLAAPVDPSIELFVRTLGALVEFGTADDPHQVVAALREHWQRLGDRSIVPALVAYAAPAQQRMALLVGEYPWAADVLRQVTDLLGDGGEQALLRAILHAHRGKAGSTRRVLEPLLAQRLPVVSPATLVHGWLLEAQLAARCDEEHRAHEALTEALSLAAPHEALRAFRDAGQAVRSLLAGGAGRFGRLDAFAARALAEIPVTAADPTDGLTEREQALLTELPSMRTAEEIANTMFVSVNTVKTHLRGIYRKLGVNHRRDAITVARTRGLL, from the coding sequence ATGGCGCAGGTGCACGGTACCGCTTTCCCCGGCCGTGCCGTACCGCACGGAGCAAGACCCCGGCCGCACGAGATCGCCCCGCCCGCGGTCGTCGCGGCGGCCAAGGTCCGCATTCCGGCGGCCCCGCCCGCGGTACTGGTCCGGGAACGGCTGCACACCCTGCTCGACGCCGCGGTGGCCGAGGCGGACACCGGTCCCCCGGTGACCGTGGTGTGCGCGCCGGCCGGTTCCGGCAAGACCACCATGCTCGCCACCTGGGCGCGGCACCGGGTCGACCGGTCCGGTGCGCACGTGGCCTGGGTTTCGCTGGACGCGGAGGACAACGACGTCGTTCTACTGTGGACGGCCGTGGTCCGCGCGCTGGAGCACGCCGGTGCCTGGCCCTCCGGTGCCGGGCCGACCCCGCCGCCCGGTGAACCGCACGGCTCGTTCGTGGCCAGGCTCGGCACCGCGCTCGAGCGGCTGGCCAAACCCGTGGTGCTCGTCCTCGACGGCGTGCACGACCTGCACTCCGACGGCGCCGTGCGCACGGTGAACTTCCTCCTGCGCCACTGCCCGGCGACCATGCCGGTGGTGCTGGCGACGCGGTTCCCGCCGCCGCTGATCCTGCCCCGGCTCCGGCTGGAGGGACGGCTGCGCGAGATCGGGCCGGACATGCTCACCTTCACCCCGGTCGAGGCCCGCCTGCTCTACCTCCGCGACGGCGTCCGGCTCACCGACGCCGAACTCGCCCTGCTGATGGAGCGGACCGAGGGCTGGGCGGCCGCGCTCCGCCTCGCCGCGATCGGCCTGGACGCCGGGCAGCCGCACGGGGAACTGATCAGCCGCCTCACCGGTGACGACCACTTCGTCGCCGACTACCTGCTCGGTGAGGTCGTCACCCGCCAGCCGGAGGACGTCCAGCGGTTCATGCTGGCGACCTGCGTCTGCCGCACCTTCCCGGCGCGGCTGGCCGCCAAGCTGTCCCGGCAGGAGAACGCCGGGCAGATCCTCGACTGGCTGGAACGCACCGGCGTGGTCACCGCCGCGCACGACCGCGACGGGGCCAGCTACCGCTACCACCCCCTCCTGCGCGGGTACCTGCGCGCGGAACTGGGCAGGCGCGACGTTTCCGCGCTGCACCGGCTGCACCGCACCGCCACCGGCTGGTACCTCGCCGCGGGTGACGAACTGCGGGCGATCGAGCACTCCGCCCGCGCCGGGGACAACGACCTGCTCACCCGCCTGCTCGCGAAGCACGGCCTCGCCCGCGTGCTCGCGGGCGACGGCCGGCGGCTGGGCCGGGTGCTCGACGCCGTACCGGGCCACGTGCTCGGCAGGCCGTCGGTGGCCCTCGTGGCCGCGGCGACCGCACTGGAACTGGGTGACGTGCTCGCCGCGGACCACCTGCTCCGGTCCGTGGACGGGGCCGCGTACCCGTTGCGCACCCAGCGCCTGCGGGCCCTGCGCGCCACCATCGAGGTGCACCGGGCCCGCCTGCGCGGCGACACCACCGAAGCGCTGAACGCGCTCAAGTCCACCCGGGCGGGCCAGACCGGTGATCTCGACGTGGACCTGTTCGCCCACCTCAACCGCGGCATCGCGGCGGTGTGGACGGGAAACCACGAGGCCGCCGAGGCGGACCTGACCGAGGCGCTGCGGCTGGCCGTCGCCGAAGGGCGGGACGCGGCGCGGTTGCAGTGCGAAACGCAGCTCGCCGCACTGGCCGGCGCCCGGGGCGACCTGGCCACCGTGGGCACGCGGGCCAGGGCCGCGCTGGCCATCGCGAAGGACCGGACCTGGGAAAGCACTTCGCGCTGCGCCTACACCTACGCGCTGCTGGGCGTGGAGGCCCACGAGCGGCTGGAGGACGAGCGGGCGGCACGGCTGGCCGGGCTGGCCACCGAACTGCTGGCTGCGCCGGTCGATCCCAGCATCGAACTGTTCGTGCGCACCCTCGGCGCGCTGGTCGAGTTCGGCACCGCCGACGACCCGCACCAGGTGGTGGCCGCGCTGCGGGAGCACTGGCAGCGGCTGGGCGATCGGTCCATCGTGCCCGCGCTGGTCGCCTACGCCGCCCCGGCCCAGCAGCGGATGGCGCTGCTGGTCGGCGAGTACCCGTGGGCGGCCGACGTGCTGCGGCAGGTGACCGATCTGCTCGGCGACGGTGGTGAGCAGGCGCTGCTGCGCGCGATCCTGCACGCCCACCGCGGCAAGGCCGGTTCGACGCGGCGGGTGCTGGAACCCCTGCTGGCCCAGCGGTTGCCGGTGGTGTCCCCGGCCACGCTGGTGCACGGCTGGTTGCTCGAAGCGCAGCTCGCCGCCCGGTGCGACGAGGAGCACCGGGCCCACGAAGCGCTCACCGAGGCGCTTTCGCTGGCGGCCCCGCACGAGGCGCTGCGGGCGTTCCGCGACGCCGGCCAGGCCGTGCGGTCCCTGCTCGCCGGCGGCGCGGGGCGGTTCGGCAGGCTCGACGCGTTCGCCGCCAGGGCGCTGGCGGAGATCCCGGTGACCGCCGCCGATCCCACCGACGGGCTGACCGAACGGGAGCAGGCGCTGCTGACCGAGCTGCCGTCCATGCGCACGGCGGAGGAGATCGCGAACACGATGTTCGTCTCGGTGAACACGGTGAAGACGCACCTGCGCGGCATCTACCGCAAGCTCGGCGTCAACCACCGCCGCGACGCGATCACCGTCGCCCGCACGCGCGGGTTGTTGTGA
- a CDS encoding MFS transporter, producing the protein MSARSGVLVVTCASTLVVNANTSAVSILLPAIGEDVGVGPSTLRWAVTGYSLVGAAVIVTGGVLGDIAGRRRVFAGALGLFVVSCVLIALARTGAGVIAGRLLQGAAGSTLVACGLSLLTVATSGPAQVRAVSLWGAASAVGAAAGPLAGGALAGSIGWQALFWIDAAIAAACVPLTVRTVAESRDPDRPRAIDFAGLLLLAGVLVPFVLALGEGPDWGWTSAATLGCFAVSAASLAGFAAVERRVRAPLVEPRLLRNRVLVAATAAILIVAGALNGLMYVLSLYFQDPAGLAMSPLAAGLATLPAAAGLVVVAPFVGPLATRFGTRTVVTAGFALTTAGFALLATRSGYAGLVLPLLAIAVGMGFANGCASSAATAAVPVNEAGAASGISNMARYVGAALLVAATATSYGTAGFARSALVLAAVSALGIVLALCYGRHRPPPSGAANRVAAAAGVAHTIPGS; encoded by the coding sequence GTGAGCGCCCGCTCCGGAGTGCTCGTGGTGACGTGTGCTTCGACGCTGGTGGTGAACGCGAACACCTCGGCGGTCAGCATCCTGCTGCCCGCCATCGGCGAGGACGTCGGGGTGGGACCGTCGACCCTGCGGTGGGCGGTGACGGGGTACTCGCTCGTCGGCGCCGCGGTGATCGTGACCGGCGGGGTGCTCGGCGACATCGCGGGACGGCGGCGGGTTTTCGCCGGCGCGCTGGGGTTGTTCGTGGTGTCGTGCGTGCTGATCGCGCTGGCGCGCACCGGCGCGGGGGTGATCGCCGGGCGCCTGCTCCAGGGCGCGGCGGGGTCGACGCTGGTGGCGTGCGGGCTGAGCCTGCTCACGGTGGCGACTTCCGGCCCGGCGCAGGTGCGGGCGGTTTCCTTGTGGGGCGCGGCTTCCGCGGTCGGCGCCGCCGCCGGGCCGCTGGCCGGGGGCGCGCTGGCCGGTTCGATCGGCTGGCAGGCGCTCTTCTGGATCGACGCCGCGATCGCGGCGGCCTGCGTACCGCTGACGGTGCGCACGGTCGCCGAGTCGCGCGACCCGGATCGCCCGCGTGCCATCGACTTCGCCGGCCTGCTGCTCCTCGCCGGGGTGCTGGTGCCGTTCGTGCTGGCGCTCGGCGAAGGGCCGGACTGGGGCTGGACCTCGGCGGCGACGCTGGGCTGCTTCGCCGTCTCGGCCGCCTCGCTGGCCGGGTTCGCCGCGGTCGAGCGGCGGGTGCGCGCCCCGCTGGTGGAGCCGCGGTTGCTGCGCAATCGCGTGCTCGTCGCGGCGACCGCGGCGATCCTCATCGTGGCCGGCGCGCTCAACGGCCTGATGTACGTGCTGAGCCTGTACTTCCAGGATCCGGCGGGCCTGGCGATGAGCCCGCTGGCCGCCGGGCTCGCCACCCTGCCCGCCGCCGCGGGGCTGGTGGTCGTCGCGCCGTTCGTCGGTCCGCTGGCCACACGCTTCGGCACGCGCACCGTGGTCACCGCCGGGTTCGCGCTCACCACCGCCGGTTTCGCGCTGCTGGCCACGCGCTCCGGTTACGCGGGCCTCGTGCTGCCCCTCCTCGCGATCGCGGTGGGCATGGGGTTCGCCAACGGGTGCGCGTCCTCGGCCGCGACCGCCGCGGTGCCGGTGAACGAGGCCGGCGCCGCGTCGGGCATCTCCAACATGGCCCGCTACGTCGGCGCCGCCCTCCTGGTCGCCGCGACCGCGACGAGCTACGGCACCGCGGGCTTCGCCCGATCGGCCCTGGTGCTGGCCGCCGTTTCGGCGCTGGGCATCGTGCTCGCGCTTTGTTACGGTCGCCACCGCCCGCCCCCCAGCGGCGCGGCGAACCGCGTCGCCGCGGCGGCCGGGGTCGCGCACACCATTCCGGGAAGCTGA
- a CDS encoding potassium channel family protein — MPVGAVVRPLVTAGLLLTAYYLLPVDRRLTGWHAAGLIAGLCLVIAVVAWQVRLISRAKYPALQGVQALALSVPLFLLLFANTYYLLSHTLPPSFTEPLTRTDALYFTVTVFATVGFGDIAPVSQAARVLVTVQMVGNLLVLGAALRVIVTAVQRRRRQE; from the coding sequence ATGCCCGTCGGGGCCGTCGTGCGGCCACTCGTGACGGCCGGCCTGCTGCTCACCGCGTACTACCTGCTCCCGGTGGACCGGCGACTGACCGGCTGGCACGCGGCCGGGCTGATCGCCGGGCTGTGCCTGGTGATCGCCGTCGTCGCCTGGCAGGTCCGGCTGATCTCCCGCGCGAAGTACCCGGCCCTGCAAGGGGTTCAGGCACTAGCGCTGAGCGTGCCGCTGTTCCTGCTGCTCTTCGCCAACACCTACTACCTGCTCTCGCACACCCTGCCGCCGAGCTTCACCGAACCGCTGACCAGGACCGACGCCCTCTACTTCACCGTCACCGTGTTCGCCACCGTCGGCTTCGGCGACATCGCACCGGTCAGCCAGGCCGCGCGCGTGCTGGTCACCGTCCAGATGGTCGGCAACCTGCTGGTGCTGGGCGCGGCCCTGCGCGTGATCGTCACCGCCGTGCAGCGCAGGCGGCGTCAGGAGTAG
- a CDS encoding cytochrome P450 has translation MTGVHHDERLGALVVTSFPLARQVLHGQGWVSDLEVNLRLLAGAGGAEDLPPLMRTMLDLFTDGPAHDRFRELVAPSFSAKRIEALRPWIAEIAAAGVAGVAEISTVDGVADLVGLLAHPVPVAVIAGLLDVGQEGAELISATAPRLTAVLETDPAEEQLLDAGHAAIECAMFLLPLLAERRDEPGTDFVSELLRAGAGELSLDEALAIVLLLLIAGQETTASLIGNGVLDLLHHPGELAALRAEPGRAGAVVREVLRLDPPLRTTGRLAVTEQRLGELVVPAGQKVLVHLAEANRDPARFTEPGRFAPGRDGPGHLAFGGGGHFCLGAALARVETEEVLREVAGQLPGLALAEPGPPRRPSQNFHALRRLLIRT, from the coding sequence ATGACCGGCGTGCACCACGATGAGCGGCTCGGCGCGCTGGTGGTCACCTCGTTCCCGCTGGCCCGCCAGGTCCTGCACGGCCAGGGCTGGGTCAGCGACCTGGAGGTCAACCTGCGGTTGCTGGCCGGTGCGGGCGGGGCCGAGGACCTGCCGCCGCTGATGCGGACCATGCTCGACCTGTTCACCGACGGGCCCGCGCACGACCGGTTCCGCGAACTGGTCGCCCCGAGCTTCTCGGCGAAGCGGATCGAGGCGCTTCGCCCCTGGATCGCCGAAATCGCCGCGGCCGGCGTGGCCGGGGTGGCTGAGATATCCACTGTGGACGGTGTGGCCGATCTGGTCGGCCTGCTGGCGCACCCGGTGCCGGTGGCGGTGATCGCCGGACTGCTCGACGTGGGCCAGGAGGGCGCGGAGCTGATCAGCGCGACGGCACCCCGGCTGACCGCGGTGCTGGAAACCGATCCCGCGGAGGAGCAACTGCTCGACGCCGGGCACGCGGCGATCGAGTGCGCGATGTTCCTGCTGCCGCTGCTCGCCGAGCGCCGGGACGAGCCGGGCACGGACTTCGTCAGCGAACTGCTGCGGGCCGGAGCGGGCGAGCTCAGCCTGGACGAAGCGCTCGCCATCGTGCTGCTCCTGCTCATCGCCGGGCAGGAAACCACCGCGAGCCTGATCGGCAACGGCGTGCTCGACCTGCTCCACCACCCCGGCGAACTGGCCGCGCTGCGGGCCGAGCCCGGCCGCGCCGGGGCCGTGGTGCGGGAGGTCCTGCGACTGGACCCGCCGCTGCGCACCACCGGGCGGCTGGCGGTCACCGAGCAGCGCCTCGGCGAACTGGTCGTGCCCGCCGGGCAGAAGGTGCTGGTGCACCTGGCCGAAGCCAACCGCGACCCGGCCCGGTTCACCGAACCCGGCCGGTTCGCCCCGGGCCGGGACGGCCCCGGTCACCTGGCCTTCGGCGGCGGTGGCCACTTCTGCCTCGGTGCCGCGCTGGCCAGGGTGGAGACCGAGGAGGTGCTCCGGGAGGTGGCCGGGCAACTACCCGGGCTCGCGCTGGCCGAACCGGGACCGCCGAGGCGGCCGTCGCAGAACTTCCACGCGCTGCGACGGCTGCTCATCCGCACTTGA
- a CDS encoding AarF/ABC1/UbiB kinase family protein, producing MSELPTGRLKRALPLAALTGRTAGGAVVAALQGGQRREAARERAAGRYAELLGRSRGVLMKAGQLLSFLSLDPGGSAGSVQEAFSRLQSGAPAMPWAETSAVLTAELDGPLERHFAEFDTEPLAAASIGQVHRARLPGGREVAVKVQYPGIGEAIRADLANVELLTAFLRVRGVLSRGMPAVDTRALIGEIAGRIGEEVDYRAEARHQRRFAAAYAGHPFIRVPAVLPELSTGRVLTTELADGLPWAEATGAAQDLRDRWGEVVFRFLWGSLRELGVAYADPHPGNYLFHPDGSVTFLDFGCVKEFEPDRLAQIVALQRAGAEADAEGVWRASLALGSLREEDGPSPAELHDWMSAQFLPLTAEQPFTYTREHAAALNRRMFSPFGPYGAVLKQLTMPPHTLFHSRMDTGVTAILGALRSTADWAAVLAELDGLRPPATELGELAAGFRAGRA from the coding sequence ATGAGCGAACTGCCCACCGGCCGGCTGAAGCGGGCGCTGCCGCTGGCGGCGCTGACCGGGCGGACCGCGGGCGGGGCCGTGGTGGCGGCGCTGCAGGGCGGGCAGCGCCGTGAAGCCGCCCGCGAACGCGCCGCCGGCCGGTACGCGGAGCTGCTCGGGCGGTCCCGGGGGGTGCTGATGAAGGCCGGGCAGCTGCTCTCGTTCCTGTCGCTGGACCCCGGCGGCTCGGCGGGATCGGTGCAGGAGGCGTTCAGCCGCCTGCAGTCCGGTGCTCCGGCGATGCCGTGGGCGGAGACGTCGGCGGTGCTCACCGCGGAACTGGACGGGCCGCTGGAGCGGCACTTCGCCGAGTTCGACACCGAACCGCTGGCCGCCGCCTCGATCGGCCAGGTGCACCGGGCGCGGCTGCCCGGCGGCCGCGAGGTCGCGGTCAAGGTGCAGTACCCCGGCATCGGCGAAGCGATCCGGGCCGATCTGGCCAACGTCGAACTGCTGACCGCGTTCCTGCGCGTGCGCGGGGTGCTCAGCCGCGGTATGCCCGCGGTGGACACCCGGGCGCTGATCGGGGAAATCGCCGGCCGGATCGGGGAGGAGGTGGACTACCGGGCCGAGGCGCGCCACCAGCGGCGGTTCGCCGCGGCCTACGCCGGGCACCCGTTCATCCGCGTGCCCGCGGTGCTGCCGGAGCTGTCCACCGGCCGGGTGCTGACCACCGAGCTGGCCGACGGCCTGCCCTGGGCCGAAGCCACCGGGGCCGCGCAGGACCTGCGCGACCGCTGGGGCGAGGTGGTCTTCCGCTTCCTGTGGGGGAGCCTGCGCGAACTGGGCGTCGCCTACGCCGATCCCCATCCCGGCAACTACCTGTTCCACCCCGACGGCTCCGTCACCTTCCTGGACTTCGGCTGCGTCAAGGAGTTCGAGCCGGATCGCCTCGCGCAGATCGTCGCGTTGCAGCGGGCCGGGGCCGAGGCGGACGCCGAGGGCGTGTGGCGGGCTTCGCTGGCACTGGGCTCGTTGCGCGAGGAGGACGGCCCGAGCCCGGCCGAGCTGCACGACTGGATGTCCGCGCAGTTCCTCCCGCTCACCGCCGAGCAGCCGTTCACCTACACCCGTGAGCACGCCGCCGCGCTCAACCGGCGGATGTTCTCCCCGTTCGGCCCGTACGGCGCGGTGCTGAAGCAGCTGACCATGCCACCGCACACGCTGTTCCACTCCCGGATGGACACCGGGGTGACCGCGATCCTCGGCGCGCTGCGGAGCACCGCCGACTGGGCGGCGGTGCTGGCGGAGCTGGACGGCCTGCGCCCGCCCGCCACCGAACTGGGCGAGCTGGCCGCCGGGTTCCGGGCCGGGCGCGCATGA
- a CDS encoding methyltransferase, with product MTDPSMLLPMVAGYIPAKVLQAIAEFGVPDHLAGGPRTAAELAGLTGTHGPSLTRVLRAAAVFGVVSAEENKYSLTGLGELLRSDVPGSLREFAVLTGGHEAWRSWGELGHSLRTGEPGFDRAFGTGWFDHLDAEPGTAARFARAMAAATALAAPDIVEHCDLTGVGTLADVGGGNGLLLSRLLVAHPELKSVLADSAAGSTGAAEVLREAGVADRCEVVPTDFFTSVPAGADAYLLKSIVHDWPDERAGTILASCRAAMRPDSVLLLVELVLPGPGDPVPNVQAVMSDLNLMVGTGGRERTAAELTALLDGNGFALDEVTPCGQSGFSVLRARPVR from the coding sequence ATGACCGATCCTTCGATGCTGCTGCCGATGGTGGCCGGCTACATCCCGGCGAAGGTGCTGCAGGCGATCGCCGAGTTCGGGGTGCCGGACCACCTCGCCGGCGGCCCGCGCACCGCCGCGGAACTGGCCGGGCTGACCGGCACGCACGGCCCGTCGCTGACCCGCGTCCTGCGGGCCGCGGCGGTGTTCGGCGTGGTGAGCGCGGAGGAAAACAAGTACTCGCTCACCGGGCTGGGCGAGCTCCTGCGATCGGACGTGCCGGGCTCGCTGCGTGAATTCGCGGTGCTGACCGGCGGCCACGAGGCGTGGCGCTCGTGGGGCGAGCTGGGGCACAGCCTGCGCACCGGTGAGCCCGGCTTCGACCGCGCCTTCGGCACCGGCTGGTTCGACCACCTGGACGCCGAACCGGGGACAGCGGCGCGGTTCGCCCGCGCGATGGCGGCGGCCACCGCGCTCGCCGCACCGGACATCGTCGAGCACTGCGACCTGACCGGCGTCGGCACGCTGGCCGACGTCGGCGGGGGCAACGGCCTGCTGCTGTCGCGGCTGCTCGTGGCGCACCCGGAGCTCAAGAGCGTGCTGGCCGATTCCGCCGCCGGTTCGACCGGGGCCGCCGAAGTGCTGCGGGAAGCGGGCGTGGCCGACCGCTGCGAGGTGGTGCCCACCGACTTCTTCACCTCGGTCCCGGCCGGTGCGGACGCCTACCTGCTCAAGAGCATCGTGCACGACTGGCCGGACGAGCGGGCGGGCACCATCCTGGCCAGCTGCCGGGCGGCCATGCGGCCGGATTCGGTGCTGCTGCTGGTCGAACTGGTCCTGCCCGGGCCCGGTGACCCGGTCCCGAACGTGCAGGCGGTGATGAGTGATCTGAACCTGATGGTGGGGACCGGCGGGCGCGAGCGCACCGCGGCCGAGCTGACCGCCCTGCTCGACGGGAACGGATTCGCCCTCGACGAGGTGACGCCCTGCGGCCAGAGCGGGTTCAGCGTGCTGCGGGCACGCCCGGTCCGATGA
- a CDS encoding antibiotic biosynthesis monooxygenase family protein, with product MQVDLTESDVDEPVTLINAFTVPPGESELFLERWKDNARVMAAQPGFLRARMYHALTEQAELNFVNVAEWRSGRDFDAARANPEWRASIKRMIDDPGLHVTPRPVVHRVGIDVRPGDAL from the coding sequence GTGCAGGTGGATCTGACCGAATCCGATGTGGACGAACCGGTGACCCTGATCAACGCGTTCACCGTGCCACCGGGGGAATCCGAGTTGTTCCTCGAACGCTGGAAGGACAACGCGCGGGTGATGGCCGCCCAGCCCGGTTTCCTCCGCGCGCGGATGTACCACGCGCTGACCGAGCAGGCGGAACTGAATTTCGTCAACGTCGCCGAATGGCGCAGCGGGCGCGATTTCGACGCGGCACGCGCGAATCCGGAATGGCGGGCCTCGATCAAGCGGATGATCGACGACCCCGGCCTGCACGTGACCCCGCGGCCGGTGGTGCACCGGGTCGGCATCGACGTGCGCCCGGGGGACGCGCTGTGA
- a CDS encoding SDR family oxidoreductase has protein sequence MTAGRVALVSGAGRGIGAATARILGAGGYHVVVNYLNREDAAKEVVAAIETAGGSAEPFQADVRDGAAVAAMTAHIRDTRGRLDALVCNANTAHPPFAQLDELSWETFSAKVNSELAGVFFLTQRALELMRPRKSGRIVYVSSIDADAAAGSVAQSAAKAALNTFSRHVAGHAGRSGISVNTISPGAVRTDASATVNTPELRQYLRERSVLERMLEPEDLGRVIAAFAGGSLVAATGQVITVDGGMDVLAQQISLVGERTTLD, from the coding sequence GTGACCGCGGGGAGGGTGGCGCTGGTCAGCGGCGCCGGCCGCGGCATCGGCGCGGCGACCGCGCGGATCCTCGGCGCCGGCGGTTACCACGTGGTCGTCAACTACCTGAACCGCGAGGACGCGGCGAAGGAGGTGGTGGCGGCCATCGAAACCGCGGGCGGTTCGGCCGAGCCGTTCCAGGCCGACGTCCGCGACGGCGCCGCCGTGGCCGCGATGACCGCGCACATCCGCGACACCCGCGGCAGGCTCGACGCGCTGGTGTGCAACGCGAACACCGCGCACCCGCCGTTCGCCCAGCTCGACGAGCTGAGCTGGGAAACCTTCTCCGCCAAGGTGAACAGCGAACTGGCCGGGGTGTTCTTCCTGACCCAGCGCGCGCTCGAGCTGATGCGGCCGCGGAAGTCCGGGCGCATCGTCTACGTCTCCAGCATCGACGCCGACGCGGCGGCGGGCAGCGTGGCGCAGTCGGCGGCGAAGGCCGCGCTCAACACCTTCAGCAGGCACGTCGCCGGGCACGCCGGGCGGTCCGGCATCTCGGTGAACACGATTTCGCCGGGCGCGGTGCGCACCGACGCCAGCGCCACGGTCAACACCCCGGAACTGCGGCAGTACCTGCGTGAGCGGTCGGTGCTGGAGCGCATGCTCGAACCGGAGGACCTCGGCCGGGTGATCGCCGCGTTCGCCGGCGGCTCGCTGGTCGCGGCCACCGGGCAGGTGATCACCGTGGACGGCGGCATGGATGTGCTGGCCCAGCAGATCTCCCTGGTCGGCGAGCGCACCACGCTCGACTGA
- a CDS encoding polyprenyl synthetase family protein yields MSALALGPGLAEAGRAIAGRVDDRLREVLTRDRERYTELVPQAADVVDALLTAVLGGGKRLRPALAHLAFTGAGGDPADHRVVDVGAALELLHAGCLVHDDVMDDSPVRRGLPTTHAVFGRRHAVAGYSGEGRRFGEGVATIVGDLAFFHAIGLLRGAGAAAQQVFFEMAVDAGIGQYLDLLAAAGPADTAPDPLVIARYKTGRYTVEGPLRLGAALCGRLGELDAVFTAFGRPAGLAYQLRDDLIGAFGDPAVTGKPVGDDLRQGKRTLLLAVARRRVSDPVAGELLRRAADGGLSDGEVTLVQELLIEAGARAEVERTCAALAADAVAALDPADLDDQAKRLLTEFAARVSGVA; encoded by the coding sequence ATGAGCGCGCTGGCACTGGGGCCCGGTCTCGCCGAGGCCGGCCGGGCGATCGCCGGGCGGGTCGACGACCGCCTCCGCGAGGTGCTCACCCGTGACCGGGAGCGGTACACCGAGCTCGTGCCGCAGGCGGCCGACGTCGTCGACGCGTTGCTGACCGCGGTGCTCGGTGGTGGCAAGCGCTTGCGCCCGGCACTGGCCCACCTCGCCTTCACCGGCGCCGGTGGCGATCCGGCCGACCACCGGGTGGTCGATGTCGGTGCCGCGCTGGAACTTCTGCACGCCGGGTGCCTGGTGCACGACGACGTGATGGACGATTCGCCGGTCCGGCGCGGGCTGCCCACCACGCACGCCGTCTTCGGGCGGCGGCACGCCGTGGCCGGGTACTCGGGTGAGGGGCGGCGGTTCGGTGAAGGCGTCGCGACCATCGTCGGCGATCTGGCCTTCTTCCACGCCATCGGCCTGCTGCGCGGGGCGGGCGCGGCCGCGCAGCAGGTGTTCTTCGAAATGGCCGTCGACGCCGGGATCGGGCAGTACCTCGACCTGCTCGCTGCGGCGGGACCGGCCGACACCGCGCCGGACCCGCTGGTGATCGCCCGGTACAAGACCGGGCGGTACACGGTGGAGGGGCCGCTGCGGCTGGGCGCGGCGCTGTGCGGGCGGCTGGGCGAGCTCGATGCGGTGTTCACCGCGTTCGGCAGGCCGGCCGGGCTGGCCTACCAGCTGCGCGACGACCTGATCGGCGCGTTCGGCGATCCGGCGGTCACCGGCAAGCCGGTGGGCGACGACCTGCGGCAGGGCAAGCGGACGCTGCTGCTGGCGGTGGCGCGCCGCCGGGTCAGCGATCCGGTCGCGGGCGAACTGCTCCGGCGGGCGGCCGACGGCGGGCTCTCCGACGGCGAAGTGACCCTGGTGCAGGAGCTGCTGATCGAGGCGGGCGCGCGGGCGGAGGTCGAGCGCACCTGCGCCGCGCTGGCCGCCGACGCGGTGGCCGCGCTCGACCCCGCGGACCTCGACGACCAGGCGAAGCGGCTGCTCACCGAGTTCGCCGCCCGGGTCTCGGGCGTGGCCTGA